The following proteins are co-located in the Spinactinospora alkalitolerans genome:
- the casB gene encoding type I-E CRISPR-associated protein Cse2/CasB, which yields MSSERILHRADALVERVRTVITGEPAARAALRRGVGLTPEDPRMIPAHGIVAPYTTDEHSNTERAFYAVAAIMAAQTRDARGKDTASGEEEAEPQISGDGSAAENEAEPVQARGNGQSKDNGEAEKGAKATGKAGKRPNLGVTLAKAVIKRTLNADTTEQRLHLLARQPIDGVHRHLPRLVLHLRGNSEPVDWGLLIRDLARWGHSPGQVAKEWVQGYHRTLETDRRKAKATTTATTEGSEAA from the coding sequence ACGGTCATCACCGGCGAACCGGCCGCCCGAGCCGCCCTGCGGCGCGGGGTGGGGTTGACCCCCGAGGACCCGCGCATGATCCCCGCACACGGGATCGTCGCGCCCTACACCACGGACGAGCACTCCAACACCGAGCGCGCCTTCTACGCCGTCGCCGCGATCATGGCGGCGCAGACCAGGGACGCCCGCGGCAAGGACACCGCATCCGGCGAGGAGGAGGCCGAGCCGCAGATCTCCGGCGACGGATCCGCGGCCGAGAACGAAGCCGAGCCCGTCCAGGCGCGAGGCAACGGGCAGAGCAAGGACAACGGTGAGGCGGAGAAGGGGGCGAAGGCCACCGGCAAAGCCGGGAAGCGCCCCAACCTCGGCGTCACCCTGGCCAAGGCCGTCATCAAGCGCACCCTCAACGCCGACACCACCGAGCAGCGGCTGCACCTGCTCGCCCGCCAGCCCATCGACGGAGTGCACCGTCACCTGCCGCGCCTGGTCCTGCACCTGCGAGGCAACTCCGAACCCGTCGACTGGGGACTCCTCATCCGCGATCTTGCCCGGTGGGGGCACAGCCCCGGTCAGGTCGCCAAGGAATGGGTGCAGGGCTACCACCGCACCCTGGAGACCGATCGCCGCAAGGCCAAAGCCACGACCACGGCCACGACCGAAGGAAGCGAAGCCGCATGA
- the cas7e gene encoding type I-E CRISPR-associated protein Cas7/Cse4/CasC, producing MTSPGYLDVHVLQTLPYSNINRDDLGSPKTVVYGGKERTRVSSQSWKRAVRHEVEARLGDRAVRTRRIIGEIAKRLEAKGWDGSLAEAGARQVVLSVGKVGIKLEKEKEGEPPATSVLFYLPASAFEELADIAAEHRDAIAKEAAKKTPKPVLPPDRITEVLSSRNASVNLFGRMLAELPSTEVDGAVQFAHAFTVHATAVEVDFFTAVDDVPKDNDRGSGHMNAGQFSAGTFYRYANVNLAHLLENFGGDADAARTAVDEFLRAFLSTVPSGKQNATAAMTLPDLAHIAVRPDRPVSFAPAFETALYGGDGYAARARGELDSYAGRLRRLWPDSAVRGYAAVEEKDDFAAFGDRHESYPDLIEAMVAAAFDRSGT from the coding sequence ATGACATCCCCCGGATACCTGGACGTCCACGTCCTCCAGACGCTGCCCTACTCCAACATCAACCGCGACGACCTCGGCTCACCCAAGACGGTCGTTTACGGCGGCAAGGAGCGCACCCGCGTGTCCAGCCAGAGCTGGAAGCGCGCCGTCCGGCACGAGGTGGAGGCCCGGCTCGGCGACAGGGCCGTGCGCACCCGCCGCATCATCGGCGAGATCGCCAAGCGCCTCGAGGCCAAGGGCTGGGACGGGAGCCTCGCCGAAGCCGGCGCCCGCCAGGTCGTGCTGTCGGTGGGCAAGGTCGGCATCAAGCTGGAGAAGGAGAAGGAAGGAGAGCCGCCCGCCACCTCCGTCCTGTTCTACCTGCCGGCCTCGGCGTTCGAGGAGCTGGCCGACATCGCCGCCGAGCACCGGGACGCCATCGCCAAGGAGGCGGCGAAGAAGACCCCCAAGCCGGTCCTTCCCCCCGACCGCATCACCGAGGTGCTCAGCAGCCGCAACGCCTCGGTCAACCTCTTCGGCCGGATGCTCGCCGAACTGCCGAGCACCGAGGTGGACGGCGCGGTCCAGTTCGCGCACGCCTTCACCGTGCACGCCACGGCCGTCGAGGTGGACTTCTTCACCGCCGTGGACGACGTCCCCAAGGACAACGACCGCGGCAGCGGCCACATGAACGCCGGGCAGTTCAGCGCCGGAACGTTCTACCGCTACGCCAACGTCAACCTCGCCCATCTGCTGGAGAACTTCGGCGGCGACGCGGACGCGGCCCGGACCGCCGTCGACGAGTTTCTGCGCGCCTTCCTCAGCACCGTCCCCTCGGGCAAGCAGAACGCCACCGCCGCCATGACGCTGCCCGACCTCGCGCACATCGCCGTGCGCCCCGACCGGCCGGTGTCCTTCGCTCCCGCCTTCGAGACGGCGCTGTACGGGGGCGACGGGTACGCGGCCAGGGCCCGCGGCGAACTGGATTCCTACGCCGGGCGCCTGCGCAGGCTGTGGCCGGACAGCGCGGTACGGGGATACGCGGCGGTGGAGGAGAAGGACGACTTCGCCGCGTTCGGCGACCGGCACGAGTCCTACCCCGACCTCATCGAAGCGATGGTCGCGGCCGCATTCGACCGGAGCGGGACGTGA